A region of the Polaribacter sp. L3A8 genome:
TAATAGGAGCTAACGTTTTTTCGGAATCTTTACCTTCTCCAAAAGAAATAGGACCCGAATTTATAATTGTATTATTCTGAATATCTACATTTTTAACTTGTTCATACCTATTTAAAGGCGAATTTGGTACACCATTCATAACTACAATTGGTCCTCTAAAACCATCACCTTCTAAACCAACAAATAAATTATTTCTAATTATATGATTAGAATTTATAATTCTAACTCCCCCTGTTTTAGAAACACCATTTCCTAAAAACACATTTCTTTCTACTAACGCATTATCACCATGCCTAAGCGTTAAAGCACCTTTACTTCCTACAAATAAGTTATCTCTATAAATATTGTCTCCAGACTTGTTAGAAATAATTTCTATCTCTCCATCACAATTGGCAAAAACATTTCTTTCTACTAAAGTTTTTGATGATTTTTTAGAATTTTCGCTTGTACCAATTCTAATCGTTTCACCTCCATTTGCACCCAATTCTTCTCGTGGTCCAAAAATATTATTATCTATTCTATGATTATTTTCTGTATGTTCTTGTCCTTTAAGCCAAACAACAAAAGTTGTACCCGGACTAGTTTTTCCTGTAAAGTTATTATGATCTACTCTATTATTCTTACCCCAAAGGTCTACCCAATGGTCTTTTATTCCATTGTCAACGGTAACATAAGAAATAGTACAATTTGTTAAACGACAGTTGTTGGCAAAAGTTTTTGAATCTTTTTTAAACTGCACAACCGATTTATAGGATGAATGCCCATCTTTAAACCATAAACCAGTAACTATTACATATTCTCCATAAATGTTTAAAGTAGAATTACCTGTTATTATTACTTCTCCAGGAACTTCCGCTTTTATTAAAATTGGTTTTCCTTCTTCACCTTTTCCAAATGCATTTAATTCAACATCTTGCCAAACTCCTTTTTTTAACACAATTATATCTCCAGCTTTTGCTGATTTAATAGTGTTATTGTATTCTGTAATATTAGACACTATTTGTTCTTGAGCAGAAAAATTAACAGTTCTTAAAGTAAAAATAATGATAAGTATAAAGACAGTGTTTTTCATAAAAGAATAATTTATTACAGATATTATCAAATCAAAAAAAAATCAGTTTATAAAAATAAACTGGTAAACCAATTTGGTTAACCAAATATACAAATTTATATCAAATAAAAAAAACACTGAAACATTCAAGAAATAAATAACACAACGCTATCATTTATAATTTAAGTAATTCTAATCATTTAGTGATTAGTTTCTAAACATTGTTTAAAATAAGTAGAAACTAATACATTCCTTCAAATATATAGGCTATAAAAACAACTATCTCTCTAGTTACTAAGCAATAAGAACACTCTAAACAACTACAATTTATAAAACAGTGTAAATACCTTTATTAAAGGAGGATTCGCCTGTACTTAGAGTTAAAAGAACAAACTAAATTTGAAAAACTAATCAAATACCTAAAAATCATGAAAACACAATTGAATAAGAAATTATCAAATTTAAAAACAAACCAAGAAGTTTGTGTACAAAAAACATCCTTTATAAAAAATATGTTTTGTATAAAATAAACACAAAGACGGTATCCGAAAAGTCTTCAATTAAGAGTAGGAAATTTAAACCAAACATTATGAAAACAACTACACAATTTATCCTTGTAGCACTATTACTAATAACCAATGTAGTAAGTGCACAAATTTACAAAGACACTATTATTCAAGTTAAAGAACGTAAATTAAACTACGAATATGATATACAATGGACTAAACCAAGATTAGCTAAAGAAATTAATATTTTTATAGAAGATCAATACAAACCAACATTAAAATCTTCTGCACAAATTAAATCTATATTAGATAAAATTCCATTATCAGAAAATGCATGTAAAAATGGTGGTTTCGAAGATGATTATGCTGGATGGACAGGAATAGGATTAAAACATTCTATACAAACGTTACCTATAGAAAACGGATTAATTTTAAACCCAGGTGTAGCAGCTTTACCTTTTACAGGTCCTGCACATGGTCAAAATCATACATCCATTCAGCTTTCTGGTCTAGACCCCATAATATCAACAGCTAGCCCATCTTATCCGTTACAAAGAACTGCACCTGGTACATCAGGAACAAAATCTTTACGTCTAGGTAATGATGCCGCAGGCCACAGTGCAGAAGCAGTAGCAAAACGTTTTGTAGTTACAGCAGAAAATGCTAAATATTATTTTCAATATGCAATAGTAATGGATAAAAGTCATTCTGGAACCAATGGAGATGCCAACGGATCTGAAGTGTTTTTTGCAGCAGAAGCAGTAGATATGTCTGGTAATACTATAGATAAAATTATAGATATCGGTAACCCAAGTAACCCATTTATTAATGCCGTAAATTCTGGAAGAACTTATTATAGAGACTGGCGTTGTGCATATTTAGACTTATCTAGTAAAATAGGTCAAGAGGTTGTAGTTATGTTTATTAATTCAGATTGTTCTGCAGGTGGTCATAAAGGGTATACTTATATAGATGATGTATGTAAAGAATGTAAAAACACCAATGAAGGTTATATCGATTTAGATTTAAAAGGAAAAGAATGTATCGATGAAAAAAACACTTATGGTGGTAGTTTTGATGTTCCTAAAGGTGCCGTTAATGTAAACATATCGCTAGATATTTATCAAAGTAACGCAATCGTTGCAACAAATAATACACCTACAATTACATCAAATAACTATTCTTTTAATATAGCAGCAGCATTGTTTCCAAACCAAACTTCTGGTACATGTTACGATATAGTAACTAAATTAACTTTTGATTTAGTAGATTTAAATGGAAATTTACAAACAGTAACACAATATTCTTCAAATCCAGTATTAGGAGTTCAAGATGGACAAACATCTGGTATAAATAATGATGTTTGTTTTTGTGATAATAATGATGGAGCCTATTGTTGTGATGCTACAAACTTAGTCGACAATGCAAATTTTGAAGCAGGAAACACAGGTTTTTCTAGCGATTATTCTCAAACAGCTACAACATTTCCAGGAGAATACAATGTAACAACAACAGCAGCCGCTTTCGGAGCAAATATTAAAGATCACTCTTATTGTGCAGACCCAACAACCTATGCTAGCAATAATAAATTTTTGGTAGTAAACGGAAAAACACAACAAGCAGGTTCAAGCACCGTATGGGAACAAACATTAACAGGATTAGAAAAAGGTAAAACATATAAAGTATGTGCTAATTTTAAAAACATGCCGCAATGTACCTTTGATATAAAACCACAAGTAACCTTAGAAGCAGCAAGTTCTAACGCAATGTTTACCGTTAACATGGCAACTACAGACCCTTGCGCATGGCAAACAGAAACAATTAACTTTACTGCAACAGGTACAACAGAAACTGTAAAAATAATTTTAAATGAAACAGGTAATGGAGATGGAAATGATTTAGCTATAGATGATATTTATGTAGGCGAAGTAGAAGACCCAAATTTAGCAATTACAGTAGAACATGATGGTCTTACAAAAGCTATTACAGGTTCATTAAATTCAAACGGAACAACAGATGATAAATTACATGGTAACTGTACAGATTATCATTGGTATGTTGCAGAAGTATCTTCATATCCTTCTATAGTAATAGATTGGAGCACTTTTGCACATGGTAATAACACTGGTAGTAATTTGCCACCTTTTGCAGGTACAACATCAACAAACACATGGAGTTTAACAACCAATTACCCTGGTTATACTTTTAATGATAATAAGTTATATATCATAGGAATGTATACACCAGCTTGTGGATGTTATGATAGCGGTTTTACATATCAATTAACCTTTAATAGTAAAACAAATCAAAATGCAGGATTAACAGACGCACAAGAGCAAGAAATTATAGACGCTATATTAAACGGATTAACACCAAATAGTCAAGAATCAAATAAAAATACAAGCACTCTACAAAAAGCAAGTGTATATCCCAATCCAATAATAGATAATACAATAATAAGACTAGAAAATGATACCATAGAAAGTATTAAAATAATAAATACAAATGGTGCTACAGTATTTACAGAAAAATATAAATCAGATGAAGAATCAGTAGGTTTAAACTTCTCAAAATACACAAACGGACTCTATTTAATAACAACACAAGGTACAAGCGGTAAAACATATACCAAAAAAATAATAAAACAATAATTTTATAAAAAAATAATTAAAGAAGCAAACCTGATACATATTGTATCAGGTTTTTTTTATAATTAAAAATTATCAATACCATAAATAATAAATTCATTTCTAGGGCGTGCCCATTTTTTATTGAAGAATCTTAAAAGAAATAATAATTCGTAATAAAAATGGTCAGGCTTTACGTTTCAAGTCCTCGTTCGTACCTCACTGTGGGCTTTCCACTGCAATCCTTCACGCAAGCAAAACTCATTTACAAATCAGAAAATTGTGACTTACTAGAATAATATTATATCCTTTAATTTATTATCTTTTTATTATTTAATTTTAACTTTAGATTTTATAAAAGAAGATGCTTGAAAGAAACCTAAACCACCATTATTAATATTAGTTGGTGGTGATGCAGGTGTGGGTTTGTAAACCCCACCATCTTGTTTAAACTGCTCCAATAAAAACTTAAAATACTCATAGGTTTCTTCTGAAATACTGCTCGTTTTGATATTTATTTCATCTCCAGTAAAATAGTAGTAATATCCAAAATTTTCTGGAGAAGCACCATTATCTAAAAAAATCTGAATATCTCCTGTATTTAGATTTTTATCTGACAATACCTCAAAATTCCAACTAGAGATTCTATTTGGATTTGATCTCACAAAATTTTGTGCTATGAGGTAATAATCGGTTGTCTCTTGTGGCTCAAAAAAAGACAATAAAGGCACATAATACTCTTGTCCGTCCTTTTCCAAAATTCTTAATTCATAAGCCAATGAATTAATTGTAGGGGGAGGCTTCATATAATCTGATGCTGTATAAATTTCACCATCTTTTGTTGTTACTTTAAGTGTATACTTACGATTCAGTTCTCCTTTAAAATTTGTTGTTTTATAATAGCCTCCTTTATCGAATATATCTTCATTTTGACTATTTTGAGGTATTGATACTAATTGTTCTATTTGTCCTGAATCATCAGATACCACGACAATAGCATCATCTATTATTTCTACATTTTCATCTATATCTAAATAATTATTTTTTATAAATGCACCAGTTGCACTTTTAGTAACTCTTATATAATGAGGACCGGATGTGTTTTCTATTAAACCTTCAATGACTACACGTTGCTTTACCTTGTTTAAATCTAAATTAAATTCTTCAACACAGCCTAAAAATGATAAACATACTAAACTAATAACTATACATTTTTTCATAAAAAATAAAATTTAAAGTTATAACCAACATATGGGGTAGCACCATATAGGTACATTTTGTAAGCTTTATTAAAACTTAAGTCATCATTACTTTGCTTTACAAATAAAGAAAATATATTTTTCCTATTATATAAATTATATATTCCAAAAGACCATTCTCCTTGCCAATTTCTAGTGTTATTTTTTTTCGATTTTAAATTTGCAGAAAAATCCATTCTATGATAAGCAGGTAAACGATAACCATTTCTATCAGAATAGTAATTAAAGCCCACTCCATAAAAATTAAATGTACCTTCAGGTAATGTTATAAATCCTCCCGAAGTAAATTTAAAAA
Encoded here:
- a CDS encoding T9SS type A sorting domain-containing protein, whose product is MKTTTQFILVALLLITNVVSAQIYKDTIIQVKERKLNYEYDIQWTKPRLAKEINIFIEDQYKPTLKSSAQIKSILDKIPLSENACKNGGFEDDYAGWTGIGLKHSIQTLPIENGLILNPGVAALPFTGPAHGQNHTSIQLSGLDPIISTASPSYPLQRTAPGTSGTKSLRLGNDAAGHSAEAVAKRFVVTAENAKYYFQYAIVMDKSHSGTNGDANGSEVFFAAEAVDMSGNTIDKIIDIGNPSNPFINAVNSGRTYYRDWRCAYLDLSSKIGQEVVVMFINSDCSAGGHKGYTYIDDVCKECKNTNEGYIDLDLKGKECIDEKNTYGGSFDVPKGAVNVNISLDIYQSNAIVATNNTPTITSNNYSFNIAAALFPNQTSGTCYDIVTKLTFDLVDLNGNLQTVTQYSSNPVLGVQDGQTSGINNDVCFCDNNDGAYCCDATNLVDNANFEAGNTGFSSDYSQTATTFPGEYNVTTTAAAFGANIKDHSYCADPTTYASNNKFLVVNGKTQQAGSSTVWEQTLTGLEKGKTYKVCANFKNMPQCTFDIKPQVTLEAASSNAMFTVNMATTDPCAWQTETINFTATGTTETVKIILNETGNGDGNDLAIDDIYVGEVEDPNLAITVEHDGLTKAITGSLNSNGTTDDKLHGNCTDYHWYVAEVSSYPSIVIDWSTFAHGNNTGSNLPPFAGTTSTNTWSLTTNYPGYTFNDNKLYIIGMYTPACGCYDSGFTYQLTFNSKTNQNAGLTDAQEQEIIDAILNGLTPNSQESNKNTSTLQKASVYPNPIIDNTIIRLENDTIESIKIINTNGATVFTEKYKSDEESVGLNFSKYTNGLYLITTQGTSGKTYTKKIIKQ
- a CDS encoding DUF4249 domain-containing protein, translated to MKKCIVISLVCLSFLGCVEEFNLDLNKVKQRVVIEGLIENTSGPHYIRVTKSATGAFIKNNYLDIDENVEIIDDAIVVVSDDSGQIEQLVSIPQNSQNEDIFDKGGYYKTTNFKGELNRKYTLKVTTKDGEIYTASDYMKPPPTINSLAYELRILEKDGQEYYVPLLSFFEPQETTDYYLIAQNFVRSNPNRISSWNFEVLSDKNLNTGDIQIFLDNGASPENFGYYYYFTGDEINIKTSSISEETYEYFKFLLEQFKQDGGVYKPTPASPPTNINNGGLGFFQASSFIKSKVKIK